From the Companilactobacillus ginsenosidimutans genome, the window AAAGTAGTCCACCTGAGTAAACTTTTCCATTGATGGTAATTTGTTGCATGTTAGCGAACAAACCACGATATTCATTACGGTTAAATTTGATTGTCATCTTTTGTGTGACAACACCTTGCTTAGGTAGTTCTGAACCATTGATCAATGTAGCTAAATCTAATCCGTTGAAGAATGTACTTGTAACATCTTCTGGATCAACTTTGTTACCCTTATTGTCTTTAATAACAACTGGGTATTTACCATTTGAACGGAAGTCAGCTTTGTTTTCACCAACAAAACCATCAAGTGGAGTGTCAAAGTTAACATTCATTGCGTGAATTTCATCTTGTTGTACAGCAGTTTTAGCAGTAACGGTCTTATCTAATGCGTGACCGTTGAGTTGGTAAGCACCGAAGTACTTAACTAATTCTTGATTTGACCATAGTGCATGTTCTTTAACTTCTTGTAATGATAAACCAACAATACGGTATGAAACTTTCCCACCGTGTTCAGCTGCTGCTGTCATTTCTTGCTTCCAGTCAGAAGTAGATTCACCATTAGCAGGAACAACTAGGAAGACAATTTCATTTAAAGCTGCAGTTGTATCAAGATCATTAAGTGGTGATTGGTATTGTGGGTGTAATGGTCTTAAAATTCCGTTAAGATATTTTGTTGCACCGTATGGAAAACGGTTTTGTGATTCAAATCCGGCAAATGTTGCACCATATAAGAAATCAGCTTGTGTAGCATTGTTGTAATCCTTGAATGTTGAATCAAAGGCATTGTAAGCATCCTCTGATGCAGCAGGACCATATGTAGCTTTTGCTGTTTGAGTAGCTGTAGGTAAGTTAGCAACTCCTGATAAACTTGGTGCAGCGATAGGAGCAACTGTTAGTAATGTTGCTGCTGCAATTCCAGCGTATTTAATAGATTTTTTCATTTTGGTATTTCCCCCTCAAATTTCTCATAACTCTAGATAATACGATTACGTCAATATCGGCATAAATAATCAAGAAATCTAGTTGAATGATCATTACTTTTGGATGAAACCTTGGATGGATTCCCTGACCACTATCCCTCAATTAATTTGTAATTATTTAATACCTAATACCAACGCTGAAATATTAACTTAAAAATATAAATTTGCAAAGTCCACAAGTCCTTATTTGGCACACGTTTCAGAAGTTTTGAAAATATTTTTGAAGGTTATTTATAAGATTTTTTCGAAGTTTCTTCCTATATATATCATGAGATTTTTGTAAGCTCTACTAAACTTCATATTTGATTGAATTTTATATAGAAAAAAATATTATTTAATTTTATATATCGAATATGTTTACGTTAATAAATTTATACAAATATATTGAAGGCTTAAAAACATTGATAAATCAGCATTCTTATGTAAATTAATTTTTTTAAAGAATAAAAAGATCTAGAACTGTAATGAGTTCTAGATCTTCTTGTTTCTTCTATAATATTGTAAATGAATACAAAAAAAGAGCTCACACACTGTGAGCTCTTTCTAATTAAATTTTTCAATTAAGTAGTAAAGACATCCACTAAACTAAGAATTAGTTAAGTGTAACACCTGTACCTTGCATGATCCATTCGTTTGTTGATACACGGTAGTAAACATTACCGTTAGCATCTTTAGCAGTTTGGTCTGTTGACCAAGCTGAATCACCGGCTAAACCACGGTTAGCAGTTGCGCCTTCTAAGTTATACAAAGCGTATACGAAGCCTGCAGGACCAGCTAATGAAACTGTTGAGCCAGCTGGTAATGCTGTAACGTCAGTTAAACCTGAAGGTGTATCTGTGTCTCCACCATTGTCAGTATCAGTTGTCTTGTCGGCATATGATACATCACTAGCTTTAACCCATTCGTTTGTTGATACACGGTACATAACTTCTCCACCGTTGTTGTTAACACGTTTTGTATCTGTAAACCAGTCAGTACCTTGTGCTAAAGCACGTCCAGTAATCTTGTTACCTTTACCATCATACAAGTGTGTAACAACAGTGTTGTTGCCCATGTCTTGTACAGGTGTTGTAACAACACCGTTAACTGATGAGTCTGAGTAGTTGTCAAGACCAACGTTAATTGTACGTGTAACTGTTACAGAGTTGTTGATTTTGTCCCAAACTTTTGACAATAAACCACCAGAGAATCCTTGGCCGTTAATGTTGATTTGGTCTAAGTCAGCAAATGCTCCTCTATATTCGTTACGGTTAAATTTGATTGTCATCTTTTGAGTAACAGTACCAGCCTTAGGTAGTTCTGTACCATTGATGATTGTAGCAGCATCTAAGCCGTTGAAGTATGTTGAAGTAATATCTTCAGCATCAACCTTGTTACCCTTGTTGTCAGTAATAGTTACAGGGTATTTACCGTTTGAATCGAAATCACTCTTTTGTTCACCAACAAAACCGTCAACAGGTGTGTCGAAGTTGATGTTCATAGCGTGGATTTCGTCTTGTGATACAGCTGTCTTAGCTGTAACTGTCTTGTCTAATGCGTGACCGTTCAATTGGTAAGCACCAAAGTACTTAACTAATTGTTGGTTTGACCATGTAGCGTGATCTTTAACATCTGACATTGCTAAACCAACGATACGGTATGAAACTTTACCACCGTGTTCGCCGGCTGCAACCATGTCACTCTTCCATTCAGAAGTTGATTCGCCGTTTGCGGGAACAACAACGAAGACAATTTCATTTAGTTGAGCTGCAACATCAAGGTCGTTAAGAACTGATTGATATTGTGGGTGTAATGGTTTAACGATACCATTAGCCAACTTAACAGCTGAATATGTGAAACGGTTTTGTGATTCTAGACCTGCAAAAGTTGCTCCGTATAGGAAGTCAGCTTGTGTAGCATTGTTGTAGTCTTTGAATGTTGCATCGAATGCGTTAAATGCATCTTCTTGTGAAGCAGTGCCGTAAGTAGCCTTTGCTGTATTAGCAGTTGTAGGTGCAACACTTGAGCCGTTAAAGGCAGGTGCTGCGATAGGTGCAACAGCTAACAATGTAGCAGCAGCAACTCCAGCGTATTTAATAGATTTTTTCATGTGGTATTCCTCCTCAAAATTCTCATAATTCTTAGGTAGTACATTTATAAACTAACATTCTATTGATTATTTTTCAATAATAATTAAATACGTATTATAAATATTACCGTGATAGGAAGTAATGAATTAATAATACAGTTGAAAAGTAATTTGGGTGAATCAATTTATAATATGTGTCATACCTAAATACCAACGGATTGATATTACAACATATTTCATCTTTTGGAAAGTGCAAAATTGATACTTTTTTATATTTGACACTAATTTGAAATATAAAAAAATAGGTATCATCATCGCAAACCCTTGCGAGACAATACCTACAGACTATTTCAAAAACCCGTTTATCAAGTTATTAAGAAATGTTACAATTTGATGAATTTTTGTCATGTTACTAAAAGATAGGGTTTTCAACACGATCCACGTATTTTGCAGCCAATGCCTCTGCAAATAATAGTACATCTTTTTGAGAAAATATCTTACTAGCAACAATTTTACCCATTGCTTGCTTAGTAGTGATGTCATCTAAGCTTTCATTCATGTAA encodes:
- a CDS encoding DUF2922 domain-containing protein, producing MKKLQLSFKTEDGKNRNLILNYMNESLDDITTKQAMGKIVASKIFSQKDVLLFAEALAAKYVDRVENPIF
- a CDS encoding SLAP domain-containing protein; the encoded protein is MKKSIKYAGVAAATLLAVAPIAAPAFNGSSVAPTTANTAKATYGTASQEDAFNAFDATFKDYNNATQADFLYGATFAGLESQNRFTYSAVKLANGIVKPLHPQYQSVLNDLDVAAQLNEIVFVVVPANGESTSEWKSDMVAAGEHGGKVSYRIVGLAMSDVKDHATWSNQQLVKYFGAYQLNGHALDKTVTAKTAVSQDEIHAMNINFDTPVDGFVGEQKSDFDSNGKYPVTITDNKGNKVDAEDITSTYFNGLDAATIINGTELPKAGTVTQKMTIKFNRNEYRGAFADLDQININGQGFSGGLLSKVWDKINNSVTVTRTINVGLDNYSDSSVNGVVTTPVQDMGNNTVVTHLYDGKGNKITGRALAQGTDWFTDTKRVNNNGGEVMYRVSTNEWVKASDVSYADKTTDTDNGGDTDTPSGLTDVTALPAGSTVSLAGPAGFVYALYNLEGATANRGLAGDSAWSTDQTAKDANGNVYYRVSTNEWIMQGTGVTLN